In one window of Gossypium arboreum isolate Shixiya-1 chromosome 4, ASM2569848v2, whole genome shotgun sequence DNA:
- the LOC128291535 gene encoding uncharacterized protein LOC128291535 isoform X1, whose protein sequence is MGPEEPEENITYMDASLYKAATITFAAAITVPGGLKSEKGSEQGTPFLIDEAAFKVFVVTNALAFILSISALSIHFGNLDILLSNFNIWGIETILYRTQSVSNLLGRAMIAMVIAFSTGTCEEAKVSRSSPSHACSCKEKKRDQTVVLLPGDVCILNQKSWPPCSSCRFMHARIFYT, encoded by the exons ATGGGACCTGAGGAGCCTGAAGAGAACATCACTTACATGGATGCTTCGTTGTATAAGGCAGCTACCATCACATTTGCAGCAGCAATAACCGTACCTGGTGGTTTGAAAAGTGAAAAAGGGTCAGAACAGGGCACTCCTTTTCTGATTGATGAGGCAGCCTTTAAAGTATTTGTTGTAACAAATGCATTGGCCTTTATTCTCTCTATTTCTGCCCTCTCTATCCACTTTGGGAACCTGGATATTCTTTTATCAAACTTCAATATTTGGGGTATTGAAACAATTTTATATCGAACTCAGTCCGTTTCTAATCTCCTTGGCCGTGCAATGATTGCGATGGTGATTGCTTTTAGCACAGGCA catgtgaagaagccaaagtttCAAGAAGTAGCCCAAGCCATGCATGCAgctgtaaagaaaagaaaagagaccAAACTGTTGTACTATTACCGGGTGACGTATGCATCTTGAACCAGAAAAGTTGGCCTCCATGCAGCTCATGCAGATTCATGCACGCAAGAATTTTTTACACATAA
- the LOC128291535 gene encoding uncharacterized protein LOC128291535 isoform X3, whose translation MGPEEPEENITYMDASLYKAATITFAAAITVPGGLKSEKGSEQGTPFLIDEAAFKVFVVTNALAFILSISALSIHFGNLDILLSNFNIWACEEAKVSRSSPSHACSCKEKKRDQTVVLLPGDVCILNQKSWPPCSSCRFMHARIFYT comes from the exons ATGGGACCTGAGGAGCCTGAAGAGAACATCACTTACATGGATGCTTCGTTGTATAAGGCAGCTACCATCACATTTGCAGCAGCAATAACCGTACCTGGTGGTTTGAAAAGTGAAAAAGGGTCAGAACAGGGCACTCCTTTTCTGATTGATGAGGCAGCCTTTAAAGTATTTGTTGTAACAAATGCATTGGCCTTTATTCTCTCTATTTCTGCCCTCTCTATCCACTTTGGGAACCTGGATATTCTTTTATCAAACTTCAATATTTGGG catgtgaagaagccaaagtttCAAGAAGTAGCCCAAGCCATGCATGCAgctgtaaagaaaagaaaagagaccAAACTGTTGTACTATTACCGGGTGACGTATGCATCTTGAACCAGAAAAGTTGGCCTCCATGCAGCTCATGCAGATTCATGCACGCAAGAATTTTTTACACATAA
- the LOC128291535 gene encoding uncharacterized protein LOC128291535 isoform X2, with protein MGPEEPEENITYMDASLYKAATITFAAAITVPGGLKSEKGSEQGTPFLIDEAAFKVFVVTNALAFILSISALSIHFGNLDILLSNFNIWGIETILYRTQSVSNLLGRAMIAMVIAFSTGSYVVLKPSHGLAIASCFICPAFFVCYYLQIVQAFLKLI; from the coding sequence ATGGGACCTGAGGAGCCTGAAGAGAACATCACTTACATGGATGCTTCGTTGTATAAGGCAGCTACCATCACATTTGCAGCAGCAATAACCGTACCTGGTGGTTTGAAAAGTGAAAAAGGGTCAGAACAGGGCACTCCTTTTCTGATTGATGAGGCAGCCTTTAAAGTATTTGTTGTAACAAATGCATTGGCCTTTATTCTCTCTATTTCTGCCCTCTCTATCCACTTTGGGAACCTGGATATTCTTTTATCAAACTTCAATATTTGGGGTATTGAAACAATTTTATATCGAACTCAGTCCGTTTCTAATCTCCTTGGCCGTGCAATGATTGCGATGGTGATTGCTTTTAGCACAGGCAGTTATGTAGTTTTAAAACCTTCTCATGGACTTGCCATCGCTTCATGTTTCATTTGCCCAGCCTTTTTTGTTTGTTATTACTTACAAATAGTACAAGCTTTCTTGAAGTTGATCTAG
- the LOC108459164 gene encoding ankyrin repeat-containing protein At5g02620-like, with translation MIKRENRSDFIEQILSKCPSLLLQTNAKGQTPLHVAARYGHSAIVKLLIKSCAKARDGDLEKLEMDQVTAGREMLRITDQESNTALHVAAEYGDVETVEGLLKLEDPDFLYSANTNQETPPYIAARSGDAGVLSILLKKSKSTAHGGPHGRTVLHAAAMGEDEEATRIILQKEGNLTKEGDEDGRTPLHYAAHLGCISVVEELLKWDVSAAYIGDTKRGMTLLEQSQQQQVICSRTK, from the exons ATGATAAAAAGAGAAAACAGATCAGATTTTATCGAACAAATTCTCAGCAAGTGTCCGTCACTGCTACTCCAAACGAATGCTAAAGGCCAAACTCCTTTGCACGTTGCAGCAAGGTATGGACATTCTGCTATTGTGAAACTTCTAATCAAGTCTTGTGCAAAAGCTAGAGATGGAGATTTAGAGAAGCTGGAAATGGATCAAGTAACTGCAGGGAGAGAGATGCTGAGGATTACGGATCAGGAATCAAATACGGCTTTACATGTAGCAGCAGAATATGGCGATGTTGAAACGGTGGAAGGATTGTTGAAGCTTGAAGACCCTGATTTTCTGTATTCTGCAAACACAAACCAGGAGACTCCACCTTACATAGCAGCTAGAAGCGGAGACGCGGGCGTGCTGAGTATACTATTAAAGAAATCGAAATCAACAGCTCATGGTGGCCCCCACGGTAGAACAGTTTTGCATGCAGCAGCTATGGGCGAAGATGAAG AGGCAACAAGGATAATATTGCAGAAGGAAGGGAATTTGACAAAGGAAGGAGATGAAGATGGGCGCACCCCTCTTCATTATGCTGCACACTTAGGTTGCATTTCTGTTGTGGAAGAACTGTTAAAATGGGATGTATCAGCTGCCTATATAGGTGATACAAAGAGGGGGATGACACTGTTAGAACAAAGTCAGCAGCAACAAGTTATTTGCTCAAGAACTAAATGA
- the LOC128291534 gene encoding ankyrin repeat-containing protein At5g02620-like isoform X1, whose amino-acid sequence MAFGKNRSTKMGSSINIMHISSCELQEPEENITHMDASLYMAAAKGNIEEFNNKQGLQLESLKTRNHDNVLHVNLATHELAAWLFNIFFSILNLLPRNFVLVTVKSVLPSVECVLFNPYLRNFITMIKREKRSDFIEQILSKCPSLLLQTNAKGQTPLHVAARYGRSAIVKLLIKSCAKSRDGDLELGMDQVSAVREMLRIMDQESNTALHEAARCGNVEVVKALLEFEDHDFPYSANKKQETPLYLAARRKGSGRLLTLLLEKFKSTAHGGPHGRTALHAAVMAGDAGMLLS is encoded by the exons ATggcatttg GAAAAAATAGATCAACAAAAATGGGATCATCGATAAACATCATGCATATTTCCTCTTGTGAACTTCAGGAGCCTGAAGAGAACATCACTCACATGGATGCTTCGCTATATATGGCAGCAGCAAAGGGCAACATTGAAGAATTCAATAATAAACAGGGACTTCAACTTGAGTCGCTAAAGACCCGAAACCATGACAACGTGCTCCATGTTAACTTGGCAACCCACGAACTTGCTGCCTggctttttaacatatttttctcAATACTCAACTTACTCCCCAGAAATTTTGTACTCGTCACCGTAAAATCTGTTTTGCCCAGCGTAGAATGTGTTCTATTTAATCCGTATTTGAGAAATTTCATTACTATGATAAAGCGAGAAAAAAGATCAGATTTTATCGAACAAATTCTCAGCAAGTGTCCGTCACTGCTACTCCAAACGAATGCTAAAGGTCAAACTCCTTTGCACGTAGCAGCAAGGTATGGACGTTCTGCTATTGTGAAACTTCTAATCAAGTCTTGCGCAAAATCTAGAGATGGAGATTTAGAGCTGGGAATGGATCAAGTAAGTGCAGTCAGGGAGATGCTAAGGATTATGGATCAGGAATCCAACACGGCTTTACATGAAGCAGCACGGTGTGGCAATGTCGAAGTGGTGAAAGCATTGTTGGAGTTTGAAGACCATGATTTTCCGTATTCTGCCAACAAAAAACAGGAGACTCCACTTTACTTAGCAGCTAGGAGGAAAGGATCTGGGCGCTTGTTGACTCTATTATTAGAAAAATTCAAATCAACTGCTCATGGCGGCCCCCACGGTAGAACAGCTTTGCATGCAGCAGTTATGGCTGGAGATGCAGGTATGCTATTGAGTTAG
- the LOC128291534 gene encoding ankyrin repeat-containing protein At5g02620-like isoform X2: MGSSINIMHISSCELQEPEENITHMDASLYMAAAKGNIEEFNNKQGLQLESLKTRNHDNVLHVNLATHELAAWLFNIFFSILNLLPRNFVLVTVKSVLPSVECVLFNPYLRNFITMIKREKRSDFIEQILSKCPSLLLQTNAKGQTPLHVAARYGRSAIVKLLIKSCAKSRDGDLELGMDQVSAVREMLRIMDQESNTALHEAARCGNVEVVKALLEFEDHDFPYSANKKQETPLYLAARRKGSGRLLTLLLEKFKSTAHGGPHGRTALHAAVMAGDAGMLLS; encoded by the coding sequence ATGGGATCATCGATAAACATCATGCATATTTCCTCTTGTGAACTTCAGGAGCCTGAAGAGAACATCACTCACATGGATGCTTCGCTATATATGGCAGCAGCAAAGGGCAACATTGAAGAATTCAATAATAAACAGGGACTTCAACTTGAGTCGCTAAAGACCCGAAACCATGACAACGTGCTCCATGTTAACTTGGCAACCCACGAACTTGCTGCCTggctttttaacatatttttctcAATACTCAACTTACTCCCCAGAAATTTTGTACTCGTCACCGTAAAATCTGTTTTGCCCAGCGTAGAATGTGTTCTATTTAATCCGTATTTGAGAAATTTCATTACTATGATAAAGCGAGAAAAAAGATCAGATTTTATCGAACAAATTCTCAGCAAGTGTCCGTCACTGCTACTCCAAACGAATGCTAAAGGTCAAACTCCTTTGCACGTAGCAGCAAGGTATGGACGTTCTGCTATTGTGAAACTTCTAATCAAGTCTTGCGCAAAATCTAGAGATGGAGATTTAGAGCTGGGAATGGATCAAGTAAGTGCAGTCAGGGAGATGCTAAGGATTATGGATCAGGAATCCAACACGGCTTTACATGAAGCAGCACGGTGTGGCAATGTCGAAGTGGTGAAAGCATTGTTGGAGTTTGAAGACCATGATTTTCCGTATTCTGCCAACAAAAAACAGGAGACTCCACTTTACTTAGCAGCTAGGAGGAAAGGATCTGGGCGCTTGTTGACTCTATTATTAGAAAAATTCAAATCAACTGCTCATGGCGGCCCCCACGGTAGAACAGCTTTGCATGCAGCAGTTATGGCTGGAGATGCAGGTATGCTATTGAGTTAG
- the LOC108459165 gene encoding ankyrin repeat-containing protein ITN1-like yields MLKRDVSAAYVGDTKRGMTPLLMAARQGYLVTVSKILSLCPDCCEEVDNEGLNLLHYLVFRGYANPLGLSLFKPGGNEIVYGSVKNLMELEGALGMTPQEVYNALRSEKYHHKQKKIIDLLEIIGNDQVAEEPVQRFPFQNDSTESLEKKREAHLVVAALIATVTFAAAITVPGGLQTEKGPEHGTPKKGSEQGTPFLIQEAAFKAFVVTNAIAFIFSVSALTTHFGVLDNLLSRFSFWRLTLLDRIRSVSGILGYATLAMVIAFSTGSYVVLKFSPGLTIVSYLIGPAFLLRFLNPSSPLPDRHRIRRLEFPKGTLFDRFNLPNLDPKVIDGVNDEVGGHFGASEPGEPTLE; encoded by the exons ATGTTAAAAAGGGATGTATCAGCTGCCTATGTAGGTGATACAAAGAGGGGGATGACACCCCTTCTTATGGCAGCCAGGCAAGGTTATCTTGTAACAGTTTCAAAGATTCTCTCTTTATGTCCAGATTGTTGTGAAGAAGTGGACAACGAAGGTTTGAATTTACTTCATTATCTGGTTTTTAGAGGCTATGCCAATCCATTAGGGCTTTCTCTTTTCAAGCCCGGTGGTAATGAGATTGTATATGGATCAGTCAAAAATTTAATGGAATTAGAAGGTGCCTTAGGAATGACACCTCAAGAAGTTTATAATGCACTTCGATCTGAGAAATATCATCATAAACAG AAGAAAATCATTGACTTGTTGGAAATAATTGGGAATGATCAAGTGGCGGAGGAGCCAGTTCAGCGCTTTCCCTTTCAAAATGATTCTACAGAAAGCTTGGAGAAGAAAAGAGAGGCTCATTTAGTAGTGGCAGCACTTATAGCCACCGTCACATTCGCAGCGGCAATAACTGTTCCTGGTGGTTTGCAGACTGAAAAAGGGCCAGAGCATGGCACTCCTAAAAAAGGGTCAGAGCAGGGCACTCCTTTTCTGATTCAAGAGGCAGCCTTTAAAGCATTTGTTGTAACAAATGCAATAGCCTTTATTTTCTCTGTTTCTGCCCTTACCACCCACTTTGGAGTTTTGGATAATCTATTATCAAGATTTAGTTTTTGGCGTCTAACACTTTTAGATCGAATTCGGTCTGTTTCTGGGATCCTAGGCTATGCGACGTTGGCGATGGTGATTGCTTTCAGCACAGGCAGTTATGTGGTGTTAAAATTTTCCCCCGGACTTACCATTGTTTCATATCTTATCGGCCCTGCCTTTTTACTCA GGTTTCTTAACCCATCATCGCCGTTGCCGGACCGCCATCGTATACGGCGGCTGGAGTTCCCAAAAGGAACCCTTTTTGACCGATTTAACCTCCCTAATCTCGATCCAAAG GTTATAGATGGAGTCAACGACGAGGTAGGGGGCCATTTTGGTGCTAGTGAGCCAGGGGAGCCGACCCTCGAGTAA
- the LOC128291622 gene encoding ankyrin repeat-containing protein ITN1-like → MDASLYKAAAEGKIEEFNNHPELQLESLKTPNHENVLHVNLATSQYYASFMSEFSQADAFSRNGHSAIVKLLIRSCAKARDGDLEKLGMDQVNAVREMLRIRDQESNTALHEAAGCGNVEVVKALLEFEDPDFPYFANKKQETPLYIAAKRIGSARLLTLLLDKFKSTGHGGPHARTALHAAAMAGDADLEAIRVILNKKGNLTKERDEDGHTPLHYAAHFGRRSSVVEELLKWDVSAAYIGDKKRGMTPLLMAARQGYHETVLRILSLCPDCCEKVDNKGLNLLHYLAFRGSSSPLGPIFFEFGGSEIVNGSFRNLRKLEGAFGMTPQEVYNALQPDEHHHKQKQIKELLEEIENDQVADEPVIRFGVQNISKESLEKTRDAHLVVAALIATVAFAAVITVPGGLQSEKGSEQGTPLLIHEVVFKGFVVTNALAFIFSVSALTIHFGVLDIILSRFNFFRQTVLRTKYVSVIIAYATLAMVIAFSTGSYVILKPSNGLAIVSCLIYPAILMVILISSMYMENN, encoded by the exons ATGGATGCTTCGTTGTACAAGGCAGCAGCAGAAGGCAAAATTGAAGAATTCAACAATCACCCAGAGCTTCAACTTGAGTCGCTGAAGACCCCAAACCATGAAAACGTGCTTCATGTTAACTTGGCAACCTCCCAGTATTATGCCTCGTTTATGTCGGAATTCTCTCAAGCAGATGCTTTTT CAAGGAATGGACATTCTGCTATTGTGAAACTTCTAATCAGGTCTTGCGCAAAAGCTAGAGACGGAGATTTAGAGAAGCTGGGAATGGATCAAGTAAATGCAGTGAGGGAGATGTTGAGGATTAGGGATCAGGAATCCAACACGGCCTTACATGAAGCAGCAGGGTGTGGCAATGTTGAAGTGGTGAAAGCATTGTTGGAGTTTGAAGACCCTGATTTTCCGTATTTTGCCAACAAAAAACAGGAGACTCCACTTTACATAGCAGCTAAGAGGATAGGATCTGCGCGCTTGTTGACTCTATTATTAGATAAATTCAAATCAACTGGTCATGGCGGCCCCCACGCTAGAACAGCTTTGCATGCAGCAGCTATGGCTGGAGATGCTG ATTTAGAGGCAATAAGGGTAATTTTAAATAAGAAGGGGAATTTGACAAAAGAAAGAGATGAAGATGGACACACCCCTCTTCATTATGCTGCACACTTTGGTCGTAGATCCTCAGTTGTGGAAGAACTGTTAAAATGGGATGTATCAGCTGCTTATATAGGTGATAAAAAGAGGGGGATGACACCCCTTCTTATGGCAGCCAGGCAAGGTTATCATGAAACAGTTTTAAGGATTCTCTCTTTATGTCCAGATTGTTGTGAAAAAGTGGACAACAAAGGTTTGAATTTACTTCATTATCTGGCTTTTAGAGGCTCTTCCTCCCCATTAGGGCCTATCTTTTTCGAGTTTGGTGGTAGTGAGATTGTAAATGGATCATTCAGAAATCTAAGAAAGTTGGAAGGTGCCTTTGGAATGACACCTCAAGAAGTTTATAATGCACTTCAACCTGACGAACATcatcataaacag AAGCAAATCAAAGAATTGTTGGAAGAAATTGAGAATGATCAAGTGGCGGACGAACCAGTCATTCGATTTGGCGTACAAAATATTTCTAAAGAAAGCTTGGAGAAGACAAGAGATGCTCATTTAGTAGTGGCAGCACTTATAGCCACCGTCGCATTTGCAGCGGTAATAACTGTTCCAGGTGGTTTGCAGAGTGAAAAAGGGTCAGAGCAAGGCACTCCCCTTTTAATTCATGAGGTAGTGTTTAAAGGATTCGTTGTGACAAATGCATTGGCCTTTATTTTCTCTGTTTCTGCCCTCACCATCCACTTCGGGGTTCTGGATATTATATTATCAAGATTTAATTTTTTTCGTCAAACAGTTTTACGAACTAAGTATGTTTCTGTGATCATTGCCTATGCAACGCTGGCAATGGTGATTGCTTTCAGCACAGGCAGTTATGTGATCTTAAAACCTTCCAACGGACTTGCCATTGTTTCGTGTCTCATCTACCCTGCCATTTTGATGGTAATTTTGATTTCTTCTATGTATATGGAAAACAATTAA
- the LOC128291623 gene encoding ankyrin repeat-containing protein ITN1-like, translating to MRMKYEKADQAALTAHKVHTVQVMWMKYEYQAVVVFSDEVHAATEVDATAAAEGKIEVFNNYQGLALESQKTPNHDNVLHVNLATHELAAWFSNGILSRTRSFPKLYFFIFLFLWFFIIKKKSEKRSDFIGQILTKCPSLLLQTNAKGQTPLHVAAMNGHSAIAKLLIKSCAKARDGDLEKLEMGQVNAVREMLRITDQESNTALHLAVKYGDIEMVEGLLEHEDPDFPYSANRNQETPLYLAAKRGDTGVLSIVLEKSNSSAHGGPHGRTALHAAAMAGDIAEATRIILEKKGNLIKETDEDEHTPLHYAAHFGCISVVEELLKTDVSAAYIGDRKLGMTPLLMAARQGFLRTVRKILFYCPDCCDKVDKRGLSLLHYLAFRDSPHFLFIPSGTKPEYGSLRNLRNLEGDIGFTPDKVSYFIRYEQPFTADPGAKKPIEDMLKDIAREKVAEFPVLPFHLRRVSAESLEKSRDTNLVVAALIATVAFEAAITVPGGCKGEKGLEQGTPVLIHEIAFKAFVVTNALAFIFSICALTIHFGVNDLRLSRIPFWVTDITSHRTRSASNLLSHAITATVIAFSTGSYVVLKPSHGLAIASCFICPALYFCYYIEVFLASWVGDGSVIIKNFVTNIVLYVTSFICDTNKISVI from the exons ATGCGGATGAAGTATGAAAAAGCAGATCAAGCCGCACTTACAGCACACAAAGTACATACAGTCCAAGTTATGTGGATGAAGTATGAATATCAAGCTGTTGTAGTATTTTCGGATGAAGTACATGCAGCTACTGAAGTTGATGCTACT GCAGCAGCAGAAGGAAAAATTGAAGTATTCAATAATTACCAGGGGCTTGCACTTGAATCGCAAAAGACCCCAAACCATGACAACGTGCTCCATGTTAACTTGGCAACCCACGAGCTTGCTGCCTGGTTTTCTAATGGAATTCTCTCAAGAACTAGATCCTTCCCCAAATtatattttttcatctttttgTTTTTGTGGTTTTTCATTATTaagaaaaaaagtgaaaaaagatCAGATTTTATCGGACAAATTCTTACTAAGTGTCCGTCACTACTACTCCAAACGAATGCTAAAGGTCAAACTCCCTTGCACGTTGCAGCAATGAATGGACATTCTGCTATCGCTAAACTTCTAATCAAGTCATGCGCAAAAGCTAGAGATGGAGATTTAGAGAAGCTGGAAATGGGTCAAGTAAATGCAGTGAGAGAGATGCTGAGGATCACGGATCAGGAATCTAACACGGCTTTACATTTAGCAGTAAAGTATGGCGACATTGAAATGGTGGAAGGATTGTTGGAGCATGAAGACCCTGATTTTCCGTATTCTGCCAACAGAAACCAGGAGACTCCACTTTACTTAGCAGCTAAGAGAGGAGACACGGGCGTGCTGAGTATAGTATTAGAAAAATCGAATTCAAGTGCTCATGGGGGGCCCCACGGTAGAACAGCTTTGCATGCAGCAGCTATGGCTGGAGATATTGCAG AGGCAACAAGGATAATATTAGAGAAGAAAGGGAATTTGATAAAGGAAACAGATGAAGATGAGCACACCCCTCTTCATTATGCTGCACACTTCGGTTGCATTTCTGTTGTGGAAGAACTGTTAAAAACGGATGTATCAGCTGCCTATATAGGTGATAGAAAGTTGGGGATGACACCCCTTCTTATGGCAGCCAGGCAAGGTTTTCTTAGAACAGTAAGAAAGATTCTCTTTTATTGTCCTGATTGTTGTGATAAAGTGGACAAAAGAGGTTTGAGTTTACTTCATTACCTGGCTTTTAGAGACAGTCCCCATTTTCTTTTCATTCCTAGTGGTACTAAGCCTGAATATGGATCACTCCGAAATCTAAGGAACTTGGAAGGTGACATTGGATTCACACCAGACAAAGTGAGTTATTTTATTCGATATGAGCAACCTTTTACGGCTGATCCGGGAGCAAAG AAGCCAATTGAAGACATGTTGAAAGATATTGCACGTGAAAAAGTAGCGGAGTTCCCGGTTTTACCCTTTCACTTACGAAGGGTCTCTGCAGAAAGCTTGGAGAAATCAAGAGATACTAATTTAGTAGTGGCGGCACTTATAGCCACTGTGGCATTCGAAGCAGCCATAACTGTTCCAGGTGGTTGCAAGGGTGAAAAGGGGTTAGAGCAGGGCACTCCTGTTCTGATTCATGAAATAGCCTTTAAAGCATTTGTGGTAACAAATGCATTGGCCTTTATTTTCTCTATTTGTGCTCTCACCATCCATTTTGGGGTCAATGATCTTCGTTTATCAAGAATACCTTTTTGGGTAACTGATATAACTTCACATCGAACTCGGTCCGCTTCTAATCTCCTTAGTCATGCAATAACTGCAACGGTGATTGCTTTCAGCACAGGTAGTTATGTGGTTTTAAAGCCTTCTCATGGACTTGCCATCGCTTCATGTTTCATCTGTCCTGCCTTATATTTCTGTTATTACATAGAAGTATTTCTAGCTAGCTGGGTTGGTGATGGATCTGTGATAATAAAGAATTTCGTCACAAATATTGTATTATATGTGACGAGTTTTATATGCGACACTAATAAAATAAGTGTGATTTAA